A stretch of Branchiostoma lanceolatum isolate klBraLanc5 chromosome 14, klBraLanc5.hap2, whole genome shotgun sequence DNA encodes these proteins:
- the LOC136448072 gene encoding IgGFc-binding protein-like, translating to MTEDLTGSKVTATQPVAVLSGTVFAPCRPMGEQQRGTGDYVVEMIPPVDTWGKEFVTVPLKKHTGDDLFRIVAARENTQVDVTNENSRTLNAGEFWEIDVPSDEYRHVSSSEPVLLVQYSKSGSADRTDTDPFMMVIPSVAQFESEYTFSTVDLVRGPSGSTHHINLVISSADKAGLRLDGQRLPSDAVWHDVPGTRYAATHLDVSSGTHTVHHLSPIATVGLFSYGFVSPESYGYPGGLRLARIAALCSTTAPVPADRVDNDCDGRVDEELLNGIDDDGDGLIDEDLARSNCADSRDQYRTCLQNRDQYRTCLQNRDQYRTCLQNRCRNLRP from the exons ATGACTGAGGACCTAACCGGTTCAAAGGTCACGGCTACCCAGCCAGTGGCCGTGCTGAGCGGGACTGTCTTTGCCCCCTGCCGGCCTATGGGCGAACAGCAGCGAGGGACAGGAGACTATGTAGTGGAGATGATCCCGCCCGTGGACACCTGGGGCAAGGAGTTCGTCACCGTGCCGCTGAAAAAGCACACAGGCGACGATCTATTCCGTATTGTTGCTGCTAGGGAAAATACGCAG GTCGATGTCACCAATGAGAACAGCAGGACTCTGAACGCTGGGGAATTCTGGGAGATTGATGTCCCATCTGACGAGTACAGACACGTGAGCAGCAGTGAGCCTGTCTTGTTGGTGCAGTACAG TAAGAGTGGCTCCGCTGACCGCACGGATACTGACCCGTTCATGATGGTCATCCCGTCTGTGGCCCAGTTCGAGTCAGAGTACACGTTTTCTACGGTGGACCTTGTTAGAGGCCCCTCTGGATCCACTCATCACATCAACCTAGTCATCAG CTCGGCTGACAAAGCTGGCCTCCGATTGGATGGACAGCGGTTGCCTAGCGACGCCGTCTGGCATGACGTACCCGGGACCAGATATGCTGCCACACATCTAGACGTGTCTAGTGGCACCCACACTGTTCACCATCTCTCTCCCATCGCGACTGTCGGTCTGTTCAG CTATGGTTTTGTATCTCCGGAGTCGTACGGCTATCCCGGCGGACTCCGGCTGGCCCGGATCGCCGCCTTGTGCAGCACCACCGCCCCCGTCCCCGCCGACCGTGTGGACAACGACTGTGACGGACGTGTGGACGAGGAGCTGCTGAACGGCATTGATGATGACGGCGACGGACTGATCGACGAGGATCTGGCTAGAA GTAACTGCGCCGACAGCCGGGACCAGTACAGGACGTGCCTACAGAACCGGGACCAGTACAGGACGTGCCTACAGAACCGGGACCAGTACAGGACGTGCCTACAGAACCGATGCAGGAACCTGCGGCCCTGA
- the LOC136448793 gene encoding IgGFc-binding protein-like, with product MAPVFLSAVLVFTALFDSSQAALDNKGTDFILTFPENLQRRQTNPKLFIACPHPSGATVEITLPSTRHNERVRVTYGQVTKVELERLEVELRGSKKSDSCKSVHITSDVEIVVYGVFAEGASSDAYLALPTDGLGTEYFVSCTSVVRNFNSEGFGDVPSEFGIVGVHDGTTVTIVPSQALTFDGQNYAAGQAFSVGLHRFETLQV from the exons ATGGCGCCCGTATTCCTCTCGGCGGTTTTAGTGTTCACCGCCTTGTTCGACTCAAGTCAAG CTGCCTTGGATAACAAGGGCACAGACTTTATTCTGACATTTCCGGAAAACCTTCAGAGAAGACAGACCAACCCCAAACTGTTCATCGCATGTCCGCATCCGAGCGGGGCCACTGTTGAGATCACTCTTCCTTCAACTCGACATAACGAAAGAGTCCGGGTGACTTATGGGCAG GTGACAAAGGTGGAATTGGAACGCTTAGAGGTAGAACTCCGCGGCAGCAAAAAGAGTGACAGTTGCAAGTCGGTTCACATCACGTCCGATGTGGAGATCGTGGTGTACGGAGTGTTTGCTGAAGGTGCCTCGTCTGACGCCTACCTGGCCCTTCCTACCGACGGCCTGGGGACGGAGTATTTCGTGTCCTGTACAAGCGTCGTGCGGAACTTTAACAGCGAAGGGTTCGGGGACGTACCCTCTG AATTCGGAATAGTCGGTGTCCATGACGGGACGACCGTCACCATTGTCCCCAGCCAAGCCTTGACGTTCGACGGACAAAACTACGCCGCAGGACAGGCGTTCTCTGTGGGACTGCACCGGTTTGAAACACTCCAGGTGTGA
- the LOC136449091 gene encoding perlucin-like: MSRLCMLSVILGLVGQSLAACPAGYVEAQGTCLKFSTDSKPYADARATCQAEGARLVVVKTAEMDAFLGDTIKNSHNDNTWIGLDDLNSPTHQFVWSDGSILTSADYSSWDGVQPDNPDTEQCVEIRPEYGYNWNNHDCGELKHYVCEKAVIDDCVGDKDDYKTCVEAAIMTCAAQAGLSSRHDNRVRRALEEYLPREGSNNLAAALTVAGVGALAVVMMGALYAIQKKRLAA, translated from the exons ATGTCGCGCCTGTGTATGCTGAGCGTTATACTGGGACTGGTAGGGCAAAGTCTTG CTGCTTGTCCGGCTGGTTACGTAGAGGCACAGGGCACGTGCCTGAAGTTCTCTACCGACAGCAAACCGTACGCGGACGCCAGGGCAACATGTCAAGCGGAAGGGGCACGTCTCGTCGTGGTGAAGACAGCCGAAATGGACGCTTTCCTCGGGGACACCATCAAAAACAGCCACAATGACAACACCTGGATCGGCCTGGACGATTTAAACAGTCCAACG CACCAGTTTGTTTGGAGCGACGGCAGCATTCTGACCTCCGCCGACTACAGCAGCTGGGACGGTGTCCAGCCGGACAACCCCGACacggaacagtgtgtggagatTCGCCCTGAGTACGGCTACAACTGGAACAACCACGACTGCGGCGAGCTCAAGCACTACGTCTGTGAGAAAG CTGTGATTGACGACTGTGTGGGCGACAAGGACGACTATAAGACCTGCGTGGAGGCCGCCATCATGACATGCGCGGCGCAGGCCGGGTTATCCAGTCGTCATGACAACAGGGTCAGGAGGGCCCTGGAGGAATACC TTCCTCGGGAGGGAAGCAACAACCTGGCCGCAGCCCTGACCGTGGCCGGGGTCGGCGCCCTGGCGGTCGTCATGATGGGTGCGCTCTACGCCATCCAGAAGAAACGCCTGGCCGCCTGA
- the LOC136449089 gene encoding IgGFc-binding protein-like isoform X1 yields MRTISAFTLLTLVLVAASQGVRDNKGTEFILTFTENMQRDLNEPRLLVAGTTQTPATVYVDVLGVGFTTTFSIRFGEVNTVNLPRAAVELRGGASQSTGILVTATEEIVVYGVFAEQASSDAFLALPTDVLGTEYFVSCYNPSSNQPSQFGVVGVNDGTTVNIVPTQDVTFDGTAYTAGQTITVTLDRLRTLQVQSDADLTGSKITSDKNVAVLSGNLFVVVGNGQSGTGDHIVEMIPPVDTWGKEFVTVPLAKRSSGDKFRVIAARDNTQVDATGFNTQTLNAGEVWKFDAGSDEYLHILATEPVMLMQYSKTGDADNTATDPFMLMIPPLQQFAADYTFATTQLISDPSSLTHHLNIAIQDSEKGGLRLNGNPLDPSVTWTPIPGTALSGARLDIPDGTHTLVHTSPIVTFGISVYGFTSPESYGYPGGLRLAQIAAPCAATATVPGDGVDNDCDGRIDEELANGLDDDGDGAIDEDLAAEQPVPCEDDKRLYKNCVEEQITGCVNNALETLQSRRTARNNRARRAAEDTEDFAPEAEEFVVAAIAVVAVGVVMVAVMVMTYHLQKKRPLSA; encoded by the exons GAGTCCGCGACAACAAGGGCACAGAGTTCATCCTGACGTTCACGGAGAACATGCAGCGTGACCTGAACGAGCCCAGGCTGCTGGTGGCGGGAACTACTCAGACTCCCGCCACGGTCTATGTGGATGTTCTAGGCGTCGGTTTCACCACCACATTCAGCATCAGGTTCGGAGAG GTCAACACCGTGAATCTACCGCGTGCAGCTGTAGAGCTCCGCGGTGGTGCATCACAGAGCACCGGCATCCTCGTCACTGCTACTGAGGAGATCGTGGTTTACGGCGTATTTGCTGAGCAGGCGTCTTCTGATGCCTTCCTGGCCCTCCCCACCGACGTGTTGGGGACCGAGTATTTCGTGTCCTGCTACAATCCAAGTTCCAACCAGCCATCACAGTTCGGTGTCGTCGGCGTCAACGACGGAACGACCGTCAACATCGTTCCGACACAGGACGTGACGTTTGACGGGACAGCGTACACGGCCGGACAGACCATCACCGTCACTCTGGATCGTCTGCGGACTTTACAGGTGCAGAGTGATGCTGATCTGACAG GGTCCAAGATCACCTCCGACAAGAACGTTGCGGTCCTGAGTGGCAATCTCTTCGTCGTCGTTGGTAACGGGCAGTCTGGAACAGGAGACCACATAGTGGAGATGATCCCACCCGTGGACACCTGGGGGAAGGAGTTCGTCACCGTGCCGCTGGCAAAGAGGTCGTCGGGGGACAAGTTTAGGGTCATCGCCGCTAGGGACAACACACAG GTCGACGCCACAGGCTTTAACACACAGACTCTGAACGCCGGTGAGGTCTGGAAGTTTGATGCAGGGTCGGACGAGTACCTTCATATCCTTGCAACTGAGCCTGTGATGTTGATGCAATACAG TAAGACCGGTGACGCCGACAACACAGCCACCGACCCCTTCATGCTGATGATCCCGCCCCTGCAGCAGTTCGCGGCTGACTACACCTTCGCCACCACTCAGCTGATATCTGACCCCTCCTCACTGACTCACCATTTGAACATTGCGATACAG GACTCTGAGAAGGGCGGGCTGCGTCTGAACGGCAATCCTCTCGACCCCAGCGTCACCTGGACGCCCATCCCCGGGACCGCCTTGTCTGGGGCTCGCCTGGACATCCCCGACGGCACCCACACCCTGGTCCACACCTCCCCCATCGTCACTTTCGGGATCTCCGTGTACGGCTTCACCTCCCCCGAGTCGTACGGCTACCCGGGAGGCCTCAGGCTGGCCCAGATCGCTGCGCCCTGCGCGGCCACCGCTACCGTTCCCGGCGACGGCGTCGACAACGACTGTGACGGGCGGATTGACGAGGAGCTGGCGAACGGACTGGACGATGATGGTGACGGAGCAATCGATGAGGATCTGGCTGCAG AGCAACCAGTTCCGTGCGAGGACGACAAGCGGCTGTATAAGAACTGTGTCGAGGAGCAGATCACCGGTTGCGTCAACAATGCCCTGGAGACTCTACAGAGCAGGCGCACCGCTCGGAACAACCGTGCCAGGAGGGCTGCGGAAGACACTGAGGACTTCg CTCCAGAGGCAGAGGAGTTCGTCGTGGCCGCCATTGCTGTCGTCGCCGTGGGTGTGGTCATGGTCGCCGTTATGGTGATGACGTATCACCTCCAGAAGAAGCGCCCCCTGTCGGCCTGA